The following are encoded together in the Xanthomonas vesicatoria ATCC 35937 genome:
- a CDS encoding OprO/OprP family phosphate-selective porin codes for MRLNPLVLALAIAAAPAAANAATSIENWPTKYTFGDGTEIGLTGNYAYDDNNFSGDDRLEDRTDFRRKEFGATLKKKGVYDAMVYFDFEAKLWLDVFYRFETKALLGQDYGRVRLGYMKVPVGLEAVQSSRAGSFMELGLPVQAVFQGRRTGVEWTLERQQYLLQAGAYGGKDLQGDNPGTTQAVHAAWTPFKAEGNVLHLGLAGSVENPRGFSDGRGVSFSPRVRLRARPEAGLTDVRLIDTGTILDVDHVIRTGVEGVWIHGPFSLQSEALRAEVARNAGQPHFIAQGQYVYGTWSLTGESRTYAGGVPGNIKPAHDYGAVELTARYSRLNLEDNNVHGGRQHDTTIGANWYLTSHFKMQANYSWVDSSRNGVHETPHVMELRAQVQF; via the coding sequence ATGCGCCTCAATCCGCTCGTCCTCGCGTTGGCCATCGCCGCCGCGCCCGCCGCCGCCAATGCCGCCACCTCGATCGAGAACTGGCCTACCAAGTACACCTTCGGTGACGGCACCGAAATCGGCCTGACCGGCAACTACGCCTACGACGACAACAACTTCTCCGGCGACGACCGCCTGGAAGACCGCACCGATTTCCGCCGCAAGGAATTCGGCGCCACCCTCAAGAAAAAGGGCGTCTATGACGCCATGGTCTATTTCGACTTCGAAGCCAAACTGTGGCTGGACGTGTTCTACCGCTTCGAAACCAAGGCGCTGCTGGGCCAGGACTACGGCCGCGTGCGCCTGGGCTACATGAAGGTGCCGGTGGGTCTTGAGGCGGTGCAGAGCTCGCGTGCGGGCAGCTTCATGGAACTGGGCCTGCCGGTGCAGGCAGTGTTCCAGGGCCGTCGGACCGGCGTGGAATGGACCCTGGAGCGCCAGCAGTACTTGTTGCAGGCCGGCGCTTACGGTGGCAAGGACCTGCAGGGCGACAACCCGGGCACCACCCAGGCCGTGCATGCCGCCTGGACCCCGTTTAAGGCCGAAGGCAACGTGCTGCACCTGGGCCTGGCCGGCTCGGTGGAAAACCCGCGCGGTTTCAGTGATGGCCGCGGCGTGTCGTTCAGCCCGCGCGTGCGCCTGCGCGCCCGCCCGGAAGCCGGCCTCACCGACGTGCGCCTGATCGACACCGGCACCATCCTCGATGTGGACCACGTGATCCGCACCGGCGTGGAAGGAGTCTGGATCCACGGCCCGTTCTCGCTGCAGAGCGAAGCGCTGCGCGCGGAAGTGGCGCGCAATGCCGGCCAGCCGCACTTCATCGCCCAGGGCCAGTACGTCTACGGCACCTGGTCGCTGACCGGCGAGTCGCGCACCTATGCCGGCGGCGTACCGGGCAACATCAAGCCGGCACACGACTATGGCGCGGTGGAGCTGACCGCGCGCTACAGCCGCCTGAACCTGGAAGACAACAACGTCCATGGCGGCCGTCAGCACGACACCACCATCGGCGCCAACTGGTACCTCACCAGCCACTTCAAGATGCAGGCCAACTACAGCTGGGTGGATTCTTCGCGCAACGGCGTGCATGAAACGCCGCATGTGATGGAACTACGCGCGCAGGTGCAGTTCTAA
- a CDS encoding hybrid sensor histidine kinase/response regulator, which produces MYASQRRRLLLTLVIVLGGMVVAMLPAGHFVEQNALREESTTVRRQLRLYAQALQQRIDRYRTLPQILALDPELRAAVAGPLSPAQVQQLNLKLERANNVTQSSTLTLIDRSGIALAASNWRAARSNVGMDYAFRPYYQQALATGSGSFYGIGMTTSEPGYFLSQAIVDDAGQVQGVVVIKIALAALEREWLQTPDIVLASDAHGVVFLASRASWRYRMLAPLTPRDRTELQTTRQYANQGLLPLRRRLIEQTGNGGVLAEVRDPPLGAPVLWQTLEVPESGWRLHLLHDTRASAAAGRAAAIAAAGAWLALALLWLFVQQRRRLSALRQRSRHELETLLQQHAEELRTAQDGVVTAAQQSNAGLSRSLEHLPQGVVVIDEALNLVAWNSRYVELFRFPPELLKIGRPIEDLFRFNARRGLLGPGPIEAAIERRLNHLRSGKPHMRESEKEDGTVLEIRGNPLPDGGFVTSYADITSYKNAARELRSLADALEHRVAERTRDLAAAKREAESANRYKTRFVASAVHDLLQPLNAARMFVSVLRGQVREPGSARVVDNIDGALAAQDAILNSLLDISRLEAGSLKTQVRDFALAPLLETLAREFGILAEDRGLVLEWVPTSVVVLSDETLLRRILQNFLSNAIRYTPRGRVLIGCRRRGGWLRIEVHDQGPGIPDALQHEIFEEFRRLDDGVANDRGAGLGLAIVERIGRLLGHRIGLRSTLGSGSVFSVTLPLGERAAIATQLPPPTATAEHGNEPILHGCRVWCVDDDPRVCEATRALLERWECRVDFSGGPDEALASASADDAPELLLLDVRMGAHYGPMLLPQLVGRWQHEPRIILVTAEPDPALREHAQELGWGFLSKPVRPPALRALMTQMLLRRG; this is translated from the coding sequence ATGTATGCCTCGCAACGCCGCCGCCTGCTGCTTACCCTGGTCATCGTGCTGGGCGGGATGGTGGTGGCCATGCTGCCGGCCGGGCACTTCGTCGAACAGAATGCGCTGCGCGAGGAGAGCACCACCGTGCGTCGGCAGTTGCGTCTGTATGCGCAAGCGCTGCAGCAACGCATCGACCGCTATCGCACGCTGCCGCAGATTCTGGCACTGGATCCGGAGTTGCGCGCGGCAGTCGCCGGCCCGCTATCCCCTGCACAGGTGCAGCAACTCAACCTCAAACTCGAACGTGCCAACAACGTCACCCAGTCGTCCACGCTGACCCTGATCGACCGCAGCGGCATTGCGCTGGCGGCCAGCAACTGGCGCGCGGCGCGCAGCAATGTCGGCATGGATTACGCCTTCCGCCCGTATTACCAACAGGCGCTGGCCACCGGCAGCGGCAGTTTTTACGGCATCGGCATGACCACCAGCGAGCCGGGCTATTTCCTGTCGCAGGCCATCGTCGATGATGCCGGCCAGGTGCAGGGCGTGGTGGTGATCAAGATCGCGCTGGCCGCATTGGAGCGCGAATGGCTGCAGACGCCGGACATCGTGCTGGCCTCCGATGCGCACGGCGTGGTGTTTCTGGCCAGCCGCGCCAGCTGGCGCTACCGCATGCTGGCGCCGCTCACCCCGCGCGACCGCACCGAGTTGCAGACTACCCGCCAGTACGCCAATCAGGGGCTGCTGCCGTTGCGTCGGCGGTTGATCGAACAGACCGGCAACGGCGGCGTGCTGGCCGAGGTGCGCGACCCGCCGCTCGGCGCACCAGTGCTGTGGCAGACGCTGGAAGTGCCCGAGAGTGGCTGGCGCCTGCATCTGCTGCACGACACCCGCGCCAGCGCCGCCGCCGGGCGCGCCGCCGCCATCGCCGCCGCAGGCGCATGGCTGGCGCTGGCGTTGCTGTGGTTGTTCGTGCAGCAACGGCGTCGGCTGTCGGCGTTGCGTCAGCGCAGCCGGCATGAGCTGGAAACCCTGCTACAACAACATGCCGAAGAACTGCGCACCGCCCAGGATGGCGTGGTCACGGCCGCGCAGCAGTCCAACGCAGGCCTGAGCCGCAGCCTGGAACATCTGCCGCAAGGCGTGGTGGTGATCGACGAGGCGCTCAACCTGGTGGCGTGGAACTCGCGCTATGTGGAACTGTTCCGTTTCCCACCGGAGTTGCTCAAGATCGGCCGGCCGATTGAGGACCTGTTCCGCTTCAATGCCCGCCGCGGGCTGCTGGGGCCGGGGCCGATCGAAGCGGCCATCGAGCGACGGCTGAACCACCTGCGCAGCGGCAAGCCGCACATGCGTGAAAGCGAGAAGGAAGACGGCACGGTGCTGGAGATTCGCGGCAATCCGCTGCCCGACGGCGGGTTTGTCACCAGCTACGCCGACATCACCAGCTACAAGAACGCCGCGCGCGAACTGCGCTCGCTGGCCGATGCGCTGGAGCATCGCGTGGCCGAGCGCACCCGCGACCTGGCTGCCGCCAAACGCGAGGCCGAAAGCGCCAACCGCTACAAGACCCGCTTTGTCGCCTCGGCCGTGCACGACCTGCTGCAGCCGCTCAATGCCGCGCGCATGTTCGTCTCGGTCCTGCGCGGGCAGGTGCGCGAGCCCGGCAGCGCGCGCGTGGTCGACAACATCGATGGCGCCCTGGCCGCGCAGGACGCCATCCTCAACAGCCTGCTCGACATCTCGCGCCTGGAAGCCGGCAGCCTGAAGACACAGGTGCGCGACTTCGCACTGGCTCCGTTGCTGGAAACGCTGGCGCGCGAGTTCGGCATCCTGGCCGAAGACCGCGGGCTGGTGCTGGAGTGGGTGCCGACATCGGTAGTGGTGCTGAGCGACGAAACCCTGCTGCGCCGCATCCTGCAGAACTTTCTGTCCAACGCGATCCGTTACACCCCGCGCGGACGCGTGCTGATCGGCTGCCGTCGGCGTGGCGGCTGGTTGCGTATCGAAGTGCACGACCAGGGCCCCGGCATTCCGGACGCGTTGCAGCACGAAATCTTCGAAGAATTCCGCCGCCTGGACGATGGCGTGGCCAATGACCGCGGCGCGGGCCTGGGGCTGGCGATTGTCGAACGTATCGGCCGCCTGCTGGGCCACCGCATCGGCCTGCGTTCAACGCTGGGCAGCGGCAGCGTGTTTTCGGTCACCTTGCCATTGGGCGAACGCGCTGCCATCGCCACGCAGTTGCCGCCGCCCACCGCAACCGCCGAACACGGCAACGAACCCATCCTGCACGGCTGCCGGGTCTGGTGCGTAGACGACGACCCACGTGTTTGCGAGGCCACCCGCGCGCTGCTGGAACGTTGGGAATGCCGCGTGGATTTTTCCGGCGGCCCCGACGAAGCGCTGGCCAGCGCCAGCGCCGATGACGCACCGGAACTGCTGCTGCTGGATGTGCGCATGGGCGCGCACTACGGCCCGATGCTGCTGCCGCAACTGGTAGGCCGCTGGCAACATGAGCCCCGCATCATCCTGGTCACCGCAGAGCCCGACCCGGCGCTGCGCGAGCATGCACAGGAACTAGGCTGGGGCTTTCTGTCCAAGCCGGTGCGCCCGCCGGCGTTGCGTGCCCTGATGACACAGATGCTGTTGCGGCGCGGGTGA
- a CDS encoding DUF1460 domain-containing protein: MFRPASVILTALLAAGCAAEMPVQASTPSATVPPSGPVRADMDPYTLQTLDRVLHQASKHRGMSPGHLIKLLSAEFLGTPYQANMLQGSATVPERLIIDFRGLDCFTYLDYVEAARHAHSQQDFVDRVVLTRYVDGVIGFTSRKHFFSDWVARPYQLADDITATLSPRAVSVDKTLNLKADGSNYLPGLPLVQRSITYIPAVNVDSTVVRQLRTGDYVGRYSPAPGLDVSHVGIFVMTDRGPVLRNASSRPENEKVVDSPFMEYVARTQGIVVYRARP, from the coding sequence ATGTTCAGGCCTGCCTCGGTGATATTGACCGCGTTGCTTGCCGCAGGTTGCGCAGCGGAGATGCCCGTGCAGGCGTCCACACCATCGGCGACCGTGCCGCCCTCCGGCCCGGTGCGCGCGGACATGGACCCGTACACCTTGCAGACCCTGGACCGCGTGCTGCACCAGGCATCCAAGCATCGCGGCATGAGTCCGGGGCATCTGATCAAGCTGCTCTCGGCAGAATTTCTCGGCACGCCGTATCAGGCCAACATGCTGCAGGGCTCGGCCACCGTGCCGGAGCGGCTGATCATCGACTTCAGGGGCCTGGATTGCTTCACCTATCTGGACTATGTCGAAGCGGCGCGCCACGCCCATTCGCAGCAGGACTTCGTCGATCGCGTGGTCCTCACCCGCTACGTCGATGGCGTCATCGGCTTCACCTCGCGCAAGCACTTCTTTTCGGACTGGGTCGCACGTCCCTACCAGCTTGCCGACGACATCACCGCAACGCTCAGCCCCAGGGCCGTGAGCGTGGACAAGACACTCAATCTCAAGGCCGATGGCAGCAACTATCTGCCGGGATTGCCGCTGGTGCAGCGGTCCATCACCTACATCCCCGCCGTCAATGTGGACAGCACGGTGGTCCGACAACTGCGCACCGGCGACTATGTGGGCAGGTACTCGCCGGCGCCCGGGCTGGATGTCAGCCATGTCGGCATCTTCGTCATGACCGACCGGGGCCCGGTGTTACGCAATGCCTCATCGCGCCCGGAAAACGAAAAGGTCGTGGACTCGCCGTTCATGGAGTACGTTGCCCGCACGCAGGGCATCGTCGTCTACAGGGCCAGACCCTGA
- a CDS encoding TonB-dependent receptor has translation MKLSAHGSAGMPFVATLCLFASATASAQSDVTDTLDTVVVAASRSNMTVAESPQTVLIIDKAQIQQQLTISSNSSDVLANLIPSYTPSRGKMNGSGETLRGRTPLILIDGVPQSNPIRPTGREAHTIDYSMVERIEVIQGANAINGLGATGGTINIITRRPRDGELNQHVDVQATAPTAQTRAETTSVETRYRVDGRTDKLDYLFSASYSDQGLYVDGQGRPIGADNTQGDLMTSKSYDVLAKLGYALTDAQRLSVSVNRYRIKNDNDYIGIAGNRTQGLPTTSVRGTPQGTAPWNDVLTSSLSYSHDDLAGMQLSAMVFNQEFEGLFGADNSSTFQDPRIAPVGTLYDQSRSVASKWGSKVSLTKDDLLDSRIKLTGGIDLLADTGKQDLYGTGRTYVPESDYRNLSLFVQGEYKLLPTLTLHAGIRREEAELKIDSYQSLWRYNRVDVEGGTLDFNQTLYNAGLVYTPVEGVSFFTSYSEGFGMPDVGRVLRAINTPGTRVASLSTLEPILTKSVEAGTRLTRGAFDADLSYFQSNSDLGTRVVPINGAFMMSREKTRVQGVDASLGYRLDAAHRLRLAYAYTRGRYDSDNDGQLDARLDGLNVAPNRVIASWSAQWTPKLSSFVQAQHAFSQSFDEADKRFSGYTLVDATFNYSLPRGALRMGVSNLFDKQYITYYSQSALVEPLRYFAGRGRTLTLGYSLDF, from the coding sequence ATGAAGCTTTCCGCCCATGGATCGGCCGGCATGCCGTTCGTTGCCACCCTCTGCCTGTTCGCCTCCGCCACCGCTTCGGCCCAATCGGATGTCACCGATACGCTGGATACGGTGGTGGTGGCCGCCTCGCGCTCCAACATGACCGTGGCCGAATCGCCGCAAACGGTGTTGATCATCGACAAGGCGCAGATCCAGCAGCAGCTGACCATCTCTAGCAACTCCTCCGACGTGCTGGCCAACCTGATTCCGTCGTACACGCCCAGCCGCGGCAAGATGAATGGCAGCGGCGAAACGCTGCGCGGGCGTACGCCGTTGATCCTGATCGACGGCGTGCCGCAGTCCAATCCGATCCGTCCCACCGGACGCGAGGCGCACACCATCGATTACTCGATGGTCGAGCGGATCGAGGTGATCCAGGGCGCCAACGCCATCAACGGGCTGGGCGCCACCGGCGGCACCATCAACATCATCACCCGGCGCCCGCGCGACGGTGAGCTCAACCAGCACGTCGATGTGCAGGCCACCGCGCCCACCGCGCAAACGCGTGCGGAAACCACAAGCGTTGAGACCCGCTACCGCGTGGACGGCCGCACAGACAAGCTCGATTACCTGTTCTCGGCCAGCTACAGCGATCAAGGCCTTTACGTAGATGGACAAGGCCGGCCGATCGGCGCCGACAACACTCAGGGCGACCTGATGACCTCCAAGAGCTACGACGTGCTGGCCAAGCTCGGTTACGCGCTCACCGATGCGCAGCGCCTGAGTGTCAGCGTCAACCGCTACCGCATCAAGAACGACAACGACTACATCGGCATCGCCGGCAACCGTACGCAAGGCCTCCCCACCACCTCGGTGCGTGGCACCCCACAAGGCACTGCGCCGTGGAACGATGTCTTGACCTCCAGCCTGTCGTACAGCCACGACGATCTGGCTGGCATGCAGCTGAGTGCGATGGTGTTCAACCAGGAATTCGAAGGGCTGTTCGGCGCCGATAATTCGTCCACGTTCCAGGACCCGCGTATCGCACCGGTCGGCACGCTGTACGACCAATCGCGGTCGGTCGCCTCCAAGTGGGGCAGCAAGGTCAGCCTGACCAAGGACGACCTGCTCGACAGCCGGATCAAGCTCACCGGCGGCATCGACCTGCTGGCAGATACCGGCAAGCAGGATCTCTACGGCACCGGTCGCACCTACGTGCCGGAGTCGGACTATCGCAACCTCTCGCTGTTCGTTCAAGGCGAATACAAACTGCTGCCCACGCTGACCTTGCATGCCGGCATACGCCGCGAAGAGGCCGAGCTGAAGATCGACAGCTACCAGAGCTTGTGGCGCTACAACCGCGTCGATGTCGAAGGCGGCACGCTCGATTTCAACCAGACCCTCTACAACGCCGGCCTGGTCTACACACCGGTCGAAGGGGTGAGTTTCTTCACCAGCTATTCCGAAGGCTTCGGCATGCCGGATGTGGGCAGGGTGCTGCGTGCGATCAACACGCCCGGCACGCGCGTGGCCAGCCTGAGCACGCTGGAACCGATCCTGACCAAGAGCGTAGAAGCCGGCACCCGCCTCACACGCGGCGCGTTCGATGCCGACCTGAGCTACTTCCAGTCCAACTCGGATCTGGGTACGCGCGTGGTACCGATCAATGGCGCCTTCATGATGAGCCGCGAAAAAACCCGCGTGCAGGGCGTGGACGCCAGCCTGGGGTATCGCCTGGATGCTGCGCATCGCCTGCGCCTGGCCTATGCATACACGCGCGGCCGCTACGACAGCGACAACGATGGCCAACTGGATGCGCGCCTGGATGGGCTCAACGTGGCGCCCAATCGCGTGATCGCCTCATGGTCGGCGCAGTGGACGCCAAAGCTGTCGTCGTTCGTGCAGGCCCAGCATGCCTTCAGCCAATCCTTCGACGAAGCGGACAAGCGCTTCAGCGGGTACACGCTGGTCGATGCAACCTTCAACTACTCACTACCGCGCGGTGCCTTGCGGATGGGCGTGTCCAACCTGTTCGACAAGCAGTACATCACCTACTACTCGCAATCGGCCCTGGTCGAGCCGCTACGCTATTTCGCCGGCCGTGGCCGCACGCTGACGCTGGGATATTCGCTGGATTTTTGA
- a CDS encoding aldo/keto reductase yields the protein MHQTRSLDHYRLLGRSGLRVSPLSLGTMTFGEAWGWGADASEARRIFDAYADRGGNFIDTAVNYTNGGAEHIVGGLLKQRRERFVVATKFTMARDADNINSGGNHRLNLIRSVEASLRQLDTDRIDLLYLHAWDFTTSPDEVMCGLEHLVQSGKVVYLGICNTPAWRVAQLQTLADLRGWSPLVALQIEYSLVERTVEHELLPMASELGLGVLPWSPLGGGILTGKYSHADLSDDNAAEVSTSRKGVIASTGHLNARALEIADVVGTVADELGASRSQVALAWTLRNPAVVSPVMGARTLQQAEDNFGALEIVFNDDQLARLDQASGLSPIFPARFIGRPMAQQLIYGTHALQPRS from the coding sequence ATGCATCAGACACGCTCGCTGGACCACTACCGCCTGCTCGGCCGCTCCGGGCTGCGCGTCTCGCCGCTGTCGCTGGGCACCATGACCTTCGGCGAGGCATGGGGCTGGGGCGCGGATGCAAGCGAAGCCAGGCGCATCTTCGATGCCTACGCCGACCGCGGCGGCAACTTCATCGACACCGCGGTCAACTACACCAACGGCGGCGCCGAGCACATCGTCGGCGGCCTGCTCAAGCAGCGTCGCGAGCGCTTTGTGGTGGCGACCAAATTCACCATGGCGCGCGATGCAGACAACATCAATTCCGGCGGCAATCATCGTCTGAACCTGATCCGCTCGGTCGAGGCCAGCCTGCGTCAGCTCGACACCGATCGCATCGACCTGCTGTATCTGCACGCCTGGGACTTCACCACCTCGCCGGACGAAGTGATGTGCGGGTTGGAGCACCTGGTGCAGTCCGGCAAGGTGGTGTACCTCGGCATCTGCAACACGCCGGCCTGGCGCGTGGCGCAATTGCAGACGCTGGCCGATCTGCGCGGCTGGTCGCCCTTGGTCGCGCTGCAGATCGAATACAGCCTGGTCGAGCGCACCGTCGAACACGAGTTGCTGCCGATGGCGAGTGAATTGGGCCTGGGCGTATTGCCGTGGTCGCCACTGGGCGGCGGCATCCTGACCGGCAAGTACAGCCACGCGGATCTGTCCGACGACAACGCGGCAGAGGTCTCCACCAGCCGCAAGGGCGTGATCGCCTCCACCGGGCATCTCAACGCGCGCGCGCTGGAAATCGCCGATGTGGTCGGCACGGTGGCCGACGAGCTGGGCGCTTCGCGCTCGCAAGTGGCGCTTGCCTGGACCTTGCGCAATCCGGCAGTGGTCTCGCCGGTGATGGGCGCACGCACGCTGCAACAGGCCGAAGACAACTTCGGCGCACTGGAGATCGTGTTCAACGACGACCAACTGGCACGACTGGATCAGGCCAGCGGCCTGTCGCCGATCTTCCCGGCGCGTTTCATCGGCCGGCCGATGGCGCAGCAGTTGATCTACGGCACGCACGCACTGCAGCCCCGTAGCTGA
- a CDS encoding nuclear transport factor 2 family protein, protein MTRPSAIAAALCLAAGAFAGAGAIVPRSAAAADGCAGTSQQVCNTQCVDAAFARWQAGGTGFFEDLLSPDVVWTIHGSGPSAGTLHGRDTLIDKAVRPLTERLASPLRPLRRQLWADGEHVIVQWQGAANLPNGDIYRNQYVWILRMRDGKAVQVDAYLDLAAYDAVLQRAPAQLRRRTST, encoded by the coding sequence ATGACCAGACCATCCGCCATCGCCGCAGCGCTGTGCCTCGCCGCCGGCGCGTTCGCCGGCGCCGGGGCAATCGTTCCGCGATCGGCAGCCGCCGCCGATGGCTGCGCCGGCACATCGCAGCAGGTGTGCAACACGCAATGCGTCGATGCCGCATTCGCACGTTGGCAGGCAGGCGGCACCGGCTTCTTCGAAGACCTGCTGTCGCCGGACGTGGTGTGGACCATCCACGGCTCCGGCCCGAGCGCCGGCACCCTGCATGGCCGCGACACCTTGATCGACAAGGCGGTGCGCCCACTGACCGAGCGCTTGGCATCGCCGTTGCGCCCGTTGCGGCGGCAACTCTGGGCCGATGGCGAGCACGTCATCGTGCAATGGCAAGGCGCTGCCAACCTGCCCAACGGCGACATCTATCGCAATCAGTACGTCTGGATCCTGCGGATGCGCGACGGCAAAGCTGTCCAGGTGGATGCGTATCTGGATCTGGCCGCCTACGACGCGGTGCTGCAACGTGCACCCGCCCAACTGCGACGCAGGACAAGCACATGA
- a CDS encoding Atu4866 domain-containing protein, with product MTDARMSAAIAVALGAGAAVLCNATPLDATARPMATTHSPLRTETTMQQHPYIGMWVTRDGQIRQALLANGRYDEARHARQSAYQGRYEVTGNTIHYWDDSGFTADGRFVGADELHHGGMVFYRQRAD from the coding sequence ATGACCGATGCACGCATGAGCGCCGCTATTGCTGTTGCACTCGGCGCGGGTGCCGCCGTGCTCTGCAATGCCACCCCGCTTGACGCCACCGCGCGCCCGATGGCGACGACGCATTCCCCACTCCGCACGGAGACGACCATGCAACAGCATCCCTACATCGGCATGTGGGTCACCCGCGATGGGCAGATCCGCCAGGCCTTGTTGGCCAACGGCCGTTACGACGAAGCACGCCATGCACGGCAAAGCGCCTACCAGGGCCGGTACGAAGTCACGGGCAACACCATCCATTACTGGGACGACAGCGGATTCACTGCCGACGGCCGCTTCGTCGGTGCCGACGAGCTGCACCACGGCGGCATGGTGTTCTATCGCCAGCGGGCTGACTGA
- a CDS encoding response regulator transcription factor: MADLTILVADDHPLFRAAVIHVLQQTLPQAQVVEASSATTLSAMLRSHPQAELVLLDLAMPGARGFSALLHVRGEHPDIPVVVISSNDHPRVIRRAQQFGAAGFIPKSTPADTIGTAVASVLDGGTWFPPMTAERSEADAQLASKLAQLTPQQFRVLLSLADGLLNKQIAHELGLAENTVKVHVTAILKKLDCYSRTQAAVLVKALEPEGEG, from the coding sequence ATGGCCGATCTCACCATTCTCGTCGCCGACGACCACCCGCTGTTCCGTGCCGCCGTGATCCACGTGCTGCAGCAAACCCTGCCGCAGGCGCAGGTAGTGGAAGCGTCCAGCGCCACCACGCTGAGCGCGATGCTGCGCTCGCACCCGCAGGCCGAGTTGGTGCTGCTGGATCTGGCCATGCCCGGTGCCCGCGGTTTTTCGGCGCTGTTGCATGTGCGCGGCGAACATCCGGACATCCCGGTGGTGGTGATCTCGTCCAACGATCACCCGCGGGTGATCCGGCGCGCACAGCAGTTTGGCGCGGCCGGCTTCATCCCAAAATCCACGCCGGCCGACACCATCGGCACTGCGGTGGCCAGCGTGCTGGACGGCGGTACCTGGTTTCCGCCCATGACTGCCGAGCGCTCGGAGGCGGACGCGCAACTGGCGTCCAAACTCGCCCAGCTCACCCCGCAACAGTTCCGCGTATTGCTGAGCCTGGCCGATGGCTTGCTCAACAAGCAGATCGCCCACGAACTCGGTCTGGCCGAGAACACTGTCAAGGTGCATGTCACCGCCATCCTGAAAAAGCTCGATTGCTACAGTCGCACGCAGGCGGCGGTGCTGGTCAAGGCGCTGGAGCCGGAAGGCGAAGGCTGA